The genome window GCCGCGGGTCGCCCACTGGTAGAGGTGGTGGTGGGTGTTGACCAGACCCGGCGTCACCACGCAGCCGGTGGCGTCGACGCGGTGCACCGGGACGTCCTGCTCCGGCGCGGAGCCGGGCCCGACGGCCAGGATCCGGTCGTCTTCCACGACCACGTGACCCTCGGCGTACTCGGTGCCGTAGCTCGACCCTGCGAGCAGGTCTTCGGTGCCGTAGCTCGACCCTGCGAGCCCAGCGGCGTCGCCTGCCGCGGTGCCGCCGTCCATCGTGACGACGGCACCACCCTCGATGACCACTCGGCTCATGCCCGCTGGGCCTTCCGCTGCGCGGCGAGCCGCACCGCGTCCATGATCTTCTCGTAGCCGGTGCAACGGCAGAGGTTGCCCGCCAGCGACTCGCGGATCTCGGCGTCGGAGGGGTTGGGCTTGCGCTCGATCAGGTCGTGGGTCTGCACCAGCAGGCCCGGCGTGCAGAACCCGCACTGCACGGCGCCCGCCTCGATGAAGGCCTCCTGCACCGGGTCGAGCTTCTCCCCTTCGTGCAGGCCCTCGACGGTGCGCACCTCGCACCCCTGGGCCTGGCCCGCGGCGATGAGGCACGAGCACGCGGGCACCCCGTCCATGTAGACGGTGCACGAACCGCACTCGCCCTGTTCGCAGGCGTTCTTGGAACCGGGCAGGCCGAGCCGCTCGCGCAGCACGTAGAGGAGGCTTTCGCCCTCCCACACGTCGTCGGCTTCCTGCGGCTGGCCGTTGACGGTGAACTTCAGGCGCATTCTTGTCTCCCGGAGCAGTGGTCCTTCCAGACCCATTGCAGG of Saccharopolyspora erythraea contains these proteins:
- a CDS encoding (2Fe-2S)-binding protein; translated protein: MRLKFTVNGQPQEADDVWEGESLLYVLRERLGLPGSKNACEQGECGSCTVYMDGVPACSCLIAAGQAQGCEVRTVEGLHEGEKLDPVQEAFIEAGAVQCGFCTPGLLVQTHDLIERKPNPSDAEIRESLAGNLCRCTGYEKIMDAVRLAAQRKAQRA